In Astyanax mexicanus isolate ESR-SI-001 chromosome 7, AstMex3_surface, whole genome shotgun sequence, the genomic stretch AAAGtaacataaattagtttttagcatagaattagcaaaaacgtgaaaaatagctaaacggtggctatgctaatagcatgaggacactgagcacattctactgattttgccaaatttgcaatttaaaaataaacaagtaatatcTAAGAATGAaattaggtaacaggacagagcgtTGAAATATACCTCCTCAGTCGTAGTTACAATTAGATCAAATATACTGAAAAACTAGATGTgatttgtagaatgttccagacatgtgtattttaacttatatataattaatttattatgattttttttgcattcacaAAATAAtgcacaatgcaaaaaaaaatgcttatctgaaggagtttaataatattttatggtaaaatttATAGAGagaggggacaggtaacaaatgcttagttttcagtgttctaagtagttttaatgtttttaattttatatcttacttttgcaattaggttaacgcagacactatgcttaaaaataaaacgTATTTTAAAGTTAGTTTGTGCACGCTTGTACATTGCACCATATTTACCATTTTAAATGTAGGATACTTGTGTTATACTgttaaactaaaactgaaatatATTTCAGGCCTAGTGCACAGCTCATAGCTCGTCGTCCTACTCATATAAAAAGTTATATGAGTAAATATAATCCCTCAGTAGCTCTATGGAACTGAACGATATGTTAAAGAAGCGCAATAGCGACCATTACCCATAACAGCCTCCCTGTATAAAGACGCAGCGGTGTTTAGACCGGATTCAGGACTCCGGGAGTTCGGGGGAGTTTTGCGCTTCTACAGCGCTGTTGAgagatttattatatttattaaactacGGTCTTGAAGTGTTGAATCGCTGGCGGTGAATACATTGATTTTATGTTAACATTCTTTTAGGCTCTTTCACCCCAAGAGGAGCACTGAAACTGCGCTGGGACAAGCGCACATCATCACAGCAATACACGAGAAATATGtcttttcatatttaataaaaatacagcAGATTGTAGGATCTACTTGTGTTTATTGTATGCCACAATCTACTAAATGATAGAATTTAACTAAGCATTATTAGAGACGTTTAAAGGACGTAAGACCATAAAAGAcgtttaaatatttttgtataaacGTCGCATAATAgtcttttaaatgtttattggTGGTCCTAAAAACGTTCAATAAGAACCCAACATCTTAACGAACCTTATTTTAGTTAGCTGGGAAGAGCATTGCTTTTGTTTTatctaaatgttatttatttatagttatatatagttaaaatTGAACTGTTGTCATAGGTGAAGGAAAACGCGTTAAAGCAGTAGTGAGGAATTCAGCACAgtttgttgtttagtttttatcACCTACTGAACAGTTAAAAgagctgaatataaaaaaaataataataataattgaaaataaaataaaaagattctaaaaaaaatctaaacaaaataaaaaaaaaattaaaaaaaacgtaaaattatgaaaaatacaaataaaccggATAGTTTTAGCAACGAAATGTAGTCAGCGTCAgtcaacaaaaacaaccataaaataattcaataataaaaaaacaacaaaaaaagattacattaaaaatcaaccacaaaacaacaaaaaataaaaataactacccgcaaaaaaaaaaaaaaaaaactccaaaaaaataaccacataaatatttacatattaaaaacgaaaaaaaaaattggacttggatgtttttttttcttttttgtttgttggcTTATTGCCAACATTCGAACGTTCATGTCAGTGACATCATAGTTCAGTTTACCGCTGTGGATAGAATTGGATAGAACTGTGACGTCACTAACATGAACGTTGGGACTCACAGTATAAAAGGCGCAGCAGCGCGAGAAACTTCAGTCGTCAACGGATCTTCGCAGCGACAAGATGTGCTCAATCCAAGGGATTCTGGGAGCGGCGGGCGTTGCAGCTCTAGCTGTAGCGGTCGGTGGATCGTTTTACTACCTGTACCGATCCAGAACTCAGAAGCCGACGACAACGGAGGAGACTACGGTCACTCCAGTGGAAGGAGACCCTGAAACGGTGGCTGAGCCGATGGTTGAACCTGTACTCCCTGAGACTGTGATGGAGTTGGTGGAGGTagatggaggagttgactgccCCCAGGAAGAAGATCAGGTCACTATCATTATGGATGAGGCACCAGAAGCTCCCAGCCTGCTACAGGTCACTGGCCTAGCAGAGACTGAGGAAGCTGAGGTGATTGTGGAGCCTGAAATCTGTGAGAGTGTGGTGGAAACACAAgtggaagatggaggagttgactgcAAACAAGAGAAAGATCTGGCCACTCTCATCGTGCAAAAGGCAATAGAAGATGCCATCCTGCTACTGAACACTGACCTAGCAGAGACGGAGGATGCTGAGGTGATTGTGGAGCCTGAactctgtgtgagtgtggtggaaacactagtggaagatggaggagttgactgcAAACAAGAGAAAGATCTGGCCACTCTCATCGTGCAAAAGGCAATAGAAGATGCCATCCTGCTACTGAACACTGACCTAGCAGAGACGGAGGATGCTAAGGTGATTGTGGAGCCTGAactctgtgtgagtgtggtggaaacactagtggaagatggaggagttgactgccCACAAGAGGAAGATCAGGCCACTCTCATTATGGATGAGGCACCAGAAGCTCCCAGCCTGCTACTGGACACTGACCCAGCAGAGACTGAGGAAGCTGAGGTGATTGTGGAGCCTGAactctgtgtgagtgtggtggAAACACTTGTGGAAGATGAAGGagaagaggatgaggatgaggagcaACCTCTCCCAAGTGTGTATCAGCTCTACAAAGACTGGCCTTCAGATGAAGATGAACCCCGCTACAAAGACTGGCCTATAACTAAAGATGAAGAACCAAAAGAGCAACGTCAGCCGAGACGAAAAAGAGAGCGGGAAATCAGCGACAAGAAGGACAGTGGAGAGGAAGCTGAGGTGACTGTGGAGCCGGAACTCTGTGAGAGTGTGGTGGAAACACTGGTAGGAGATGGAGAAGTTACCAGCCCCCAGGAAGATCAGGCCACTCTCATTGTGGGTGAGGGATTAGAAGCTGCAGGGCTGCTATGTGACACAGACCCAGCAGAGACTAAGGAAGCTGAGACGAAGGCTGAATGCAGATCTGAAGCTGAATCCAAAAAGAAGCCCAGGAGACGAGGAACACGAGGAAAGGGGCGAAAAATCAATTATAAGTAGAACAGTGTAGAGGATTAAGTGGTAAGAAATAAATCTGCATAAATCTAAATTCGAGTGTAAGGGgtctttttttttaggtatttcagTCCTTTTGAAGTCTTGTATGTGAAGTATAGTAGCACACTccataaaaaaattcaaaacaaccacaaaaataatttaatataaaaaacaaggaaaaaaatattacattaaaaatcaaccacaaaaaaaaactacaaaaaaaaaattaaataaaataaaaaagtttacataaaaaaacaaccataACAACCAGGCTGAAGCTGAGGTGATAGTGAAGTCTGAACTCTGTGAGATTGTGATGGAGTTGGGGGTAGAAGATGGAGGAGTTCACTGCCCCCAAGAGGAAGATCAGGCCACTCTCATTATGGATGAGGCACCAGAAGTTTCCAACCTGCTACTGGACACTGACCCAGCagtaaatataagtatatatatatatatataaatataagtaagtaaatataagtaaatataagtatatatatatatataaatatatttatatatatatatatatatatatatatatatatatatatatatatatatatatatatatatatatatataaaagggataaaatatgtattttttaagaagcataatataaagtattaaaaatatatatatataacaaaatactgaaaaaaatatataaatatattttacatacacgCATAGTGTCTGTTATATTaaactaattgcaaaagtaagatatgtaattaaaagcattaatatGAACTACTTACTTACTACTAACATAGCGTTTGTTACCTGTCTCCACTTTCTTAACTATAAACTACCATGAAATATGATTATTCAAATACTAAATAGGTTCAtagtttaaaaaaagataaaatcttCAACAAGCAGCTGGCTCCCATTGGGTGAAATGgcccatatatgtatatgtatataatataataaacagtatatgTTACACTTTAATAATATATGAAGAACAATAAATGTggattaaatttagattttaggaaaaaaaatattttagaccagctattttgattttatatagtgttacatatttaaagcagctcttatataagccattcatagacaactgtcacacattgcattaattttgtattatctttatttcccTTTACATTGTACATTCGGACCTAAGCCttttagctgtatatttataaaattatacctCTTTACGtgatatttttgttgaaaataagaaattattaaaCACAATTCTACATTGCATCATAACTTTGATTTGATCGGGTTTTAATAACACAAATACAGTCATCCTACATCAGTCAAATGTTTGTtccctttattcatgactggaattgactgtatttgtgtaaattgttGGTTAATAAGCTCCGCGAAGGACTGCGCGCGCTCAAACCAAGACGCCGCCACCAAGGCAAAATCTGCCTACTAAATACAGAAAGTGCACAGTGCGTTGAAAGTTCGGTTATTAAGGTttgttagttttattttaatatatataaatgctctTTTCCCTCCAAGCTTATCTTAGTGCGCATAAAAATCGttcgctcgaattacagaaatcgttcgctCGTATTACAGAAACTTTGAGCActcgatttaattttttttttatccacgccccccccccctccccccctcccccctcccccggCTCGTATTATACAAAGTtgttataaacaaaaatatattgatGCAGGACATAAAAACAGCGGGACAATTTGGAAGGCAACAATAGTACACTTTGATTGTATGATTATAGtctaagggaaaaaaaacaaaaacttaatatCACACGTAATTTATTCGCCAaaaatatggatgtataaaatcaCATTTGTATTCTGaagctttattgtatttttttccccacaaacttTTATTGTTGGTGTTTTTAAACTGTTGCCTTTCCGCAGATAAATAATACCTGAAAGtattacataaaaataattattaaaagtatttttaaaaaatagttttttggtATAAAATTCTAAgcttaaaaaaaatccagtgtggtTGATGCTGTATAATTATattgcacaataataataataataataataataataataataataataataataataataataataataataattatcagccTCACATACACTTTACAAGAATAAAACTATTACATAATATAAACGTATGAATTGCAATGCATAAGATTATCATAACGATTtatatttctgtccccaggaaattacatgcataaataagcacagaaaataaaacataaaaaaatcacttctgttactggaactcattcctatcactggaacttactcctgttactggcactcagtcttgTTATTCTTTATGTTAAGAGGACTGAAAGtaacataaattagtttttagcatagaattagcaaaaacgtgaaaaatagctaaacggtggctatgctaatagcatgaggacactgagcacattctactgattttgccaaatttgcaatttaaaaataaacaagtaatatcTAAGAATGAaattaggtaacaggacagagcgtTGAAATATACCTCCTCAGTCGTAGTTACAATTAGATCAAATATACTGAAAAACTAGATGTgatttgtagaatgttccagacatgtgtattttaacttatatataattaatttattatgattttttttgcattcacaAAATAAtgcacaatgcaaaaaaaaaatgcttatctgaaggagtttaataatattttatggtaaaatttATAGAGagaggggacaggtaacaaatgcttagttttcagtgttctaagtagttttaatgtttttaattttatatcttacttttgcaattaggttaacgcagacactatgcttaaaaataaaacgTATTTTAAAGTTAGTTTGTGCACGCTTGTACATTGCACCATATTTACCATTTTAAATGTAGGATACTTGTGTTATACTgttaaactaaaactgaaatatATTTCAGGCCTAGTGCACAGCTCATAGCTCGTCGTCCTACTCATATAAAAAGTTATATGAGTAAATATAATCCCTCAGTAGCTCTATGGAACTGAACGATATGTTAAAGAAGCGCAATAGCGACCATTACCCATAACAGCCTCCCTGTATAAAGACGCAGCGGTGTTTAGACCGGATTCAGGACTCCGGGAGTTCGGGGGAGTTTTGCGCTTCTACAGCGCTGTTGAgagatttattatatttattaaactacGGTCTTGAAGTGTTGAATCGCTGGCGGTGAATACATTGATTTTATGTTAACATTCTTTTAGGCTCTTTCACCCCAAGAGGAGCACTGAAACTGCGCTGGGACAAGCGCACATCATCACAGCAATACACGAGAAATATGtcttttcatatttaataaaaatacagcAGATTGTAGGATCTACTTGTGTTTATTGTATGCCACAATCTACTAAATGATAGAATTTAACTAAGCATTATTAGAGACGTTTAAAGGACGTAAGACCATAAAAGAcgtttaaatatttttgtataaacGTCGCATAATAgtcttttaaatgtttattggTGGTCCTAAAAACGTTCAATAAGAACCCAACATCTTAACGAACCTTATTTTAGTTAGCTGGGAAGAGCATTGCTTTTGTTTTatctaaatgttatttatttatagttatatatagttaaaatTGAACTGTTGTCATAGGTGAAGGAAAACGCGTTAAAGCAGTAGTGAGGAATTCAGCACAgtttgttgtttagtttttatcACCTACTGAACAGTTAAAAgagctgaatataaaaaaaataataataataattgaaaataaaataaaaagattctaaaaaaaatctaaacaaaataaaaaaaaaaataaaaaaaacgtaaaattatgaaaaatacaaataaaccggATAGTTTTAGCAACGAAATGTAGTCAGCGTCAgtcaacaaaaacaaccataaaataattcaataataaaaaaacaacaaaaaaagattacattaaaaatcaaccacaaaacaacaaaaaataaaaataactacccgcaaaaaaaaaaaaaactccaaaaaaataaccacataaatatttacatattaaaaacgaaaaaaaaaattggacttggatgtttttttttcttttttgtttgttggcTTATTGCCAACATTCGAACGTTCATGTCAGTGACATCATAGTTCAGTTTACCGCTGTGGATAGAATTGGATAGAACTGTGACGTCACTAACATGAACGTTGGGACTCACAGTATAAAAGGCGCAGCAGCGCGAGAAACTTCAGTCGTCAACGGATCTTCGCAGCGACAAGATGTGCTCAATCCAAGGGATTCTGGGAGCGGCGGGCGTTGCAGCTCTAGCTGTAGCGGTCGGTGGATCATTTTACTACCTGTACCGATCCAGAACTCAGAAGCCGACGACAACGGAGGAGACTACGGTCACTCCAGTGGAAGGAGACCCTGAAACGGTGGCTGAGCCGATGGTTGAACCTGTACTCCCTGAGACTGTGATGGAGTTGGTGGAGGTagatggaggagttgactgccCCCAGGAAGAAGATCAGGTCACTATCATTATGGATGAGGCACCAGAAGCTCCCAGCCTGCTACAGGTCACTGGCCTAGCAGAGACTGAGGAAGCTGAGGTGATTGTGGAGCCTGAAATCTGTGAGAGTGTGGTGGAAACACAAgtggaagatggaggagttgactgcAAACAAGAGAAAGATCTGGCCACTCTCATCGTGCAAAAGGCAATAGAAGATGCCATCCTGCTACTGAACACTGACCTAGCAGAGACGGAGGATGCTGAGGTGATTGTGGAGCCTGAactctgtgtgagtgtggtggaaacactagtggaagatggaggagttgactgcAAACAAGAGAAAGATCTGGCCACTCTCATCGTGCAAAAGGCAATAGAAGATGCCATCCTGCTACTGAACACTGACCTAGCAGAGACGGAGGATGCTAAGGTGATTGTGGAGCCTGAactctgtgtgagtgtggtggaaacactagtggaagatggaggagttgactgccCACAAGAGGAAGATCAGGCCACTCTCATTATGGATGAGGCACCAGAAGATGCCAGCCTGCTACTGGACACTGACCCAGCAGAGACTGAGGAAGCTGAGGTGATTGTGGAGCCTGAactctgtgtgagtgtggtggAAACACTTGTGGAAGATGAAGGagaagaggatgaggatgaggagcaACCTCTCCCAAGTGTGTATCAGCTCTACAAAGACTGGCCTTCAGATGAAGATGAACCCCGCTACAAAGACTGGCCTATAACTAAAGATGAAGAACCAAAAGAGCAACGTCAGCCGAGACGAAAAAGAGAGCGGGAAATCAGCGACAAGAAGGACAGTGGAGAGGAAGCTGAGGTGACTGTGGAGCCGGAACTCTGTGAGAGTGTGGTGGAAACACTGGTAGGAGATGGAGAAGTTACCAGCCCCCAGGAAGATCAGGCCACTCTCATTGTGGGTGAGGGATTAGAAGCTGCAGGGCTGCTATGTGACACAGACCCAGCAGAGACTAAGGAAGCTGAGACGAAGGCTGAATGCAGATCTGAAGCTGAATCCAAAAAGAAGCCAAGGAGACGAGGAACACGAGGAAAGGGGCGAAAAATCAATTATAAGTAGAACAGTGTAGAGGATTAAGTGGTAAGAAATAAATCTGCATAAATCTAAATTCGAGTGTAAGGGgtctttttttttaggtatttcagTCCTTTTGAAGTCTTGTATGTGAAGTATAGTAGCACACTccataaaaaaattcaaaacaaccacaaaaataatttaatataaaaaacaaggaaaaaatattacattaaaaatcaaccacaaaaaaaaactacaaaaaaaaataataaaaaaaaaataaaataaaaaagtttacataaaaaaacaaccataACAACCAGGCTGAAGCTGAGGTGATAGTGAAGTCTGAACTCTGTGAGATTGTGATGGAGTTGGGggtggaagatggaggagttgactgccCCCAAGAGGAAGATCAGGCCACTCTCATTATGGATGAGGCACCAGAAGCTTCCAACCTGCTACTGGACACTGACCCAGCAGAGACTgagaaaagaaaatgaaggtaAAAAGATGTAGCTGCTACAGAAGCTGAGACAAAGGCTGATAATGAGCAACTAGGAGGTTGTTTGGAGGGGGTGggatgcgaactttcgtcacgaaaGGTAGGGGTAGTTAGAGCAGGTGTTTATAGTTCAGTTTATTGATGAGAGGTGGAGTTAGAGCCTGGAGtttgggcgtggtccttctcccaaacttgtTTTAcataaggcaaggcaaggcaagtttatttatatagcacctttcataaacaacggtcattcaaagtgctttacaaattagaaactacaaagagaagtcaaattaaaaaacatgtaaaagaataacattaaaatggaaaaatggaaataaaaactaaaataagaacgaagcatgattgattcaaacatgattaaaacaaagagaagtaaaattaaaaacatgtaaaagaacaacaaagaattggaaataaaaataaaataagaataaacatgaatcaaacatgatataaaagtgcAGTCACCGAATAAAAGTGggaggagctgcagtgttttaaacatgtaggttttcagtctggatttaaaagtgtttagtgttGGGGATTTTCTAacgctctctgttaactggttccatttaagagcagcgtagtagctaaaagCTCCCTCTACATGTTTAGTTTTTATCTTCGGCAGcactaactgagcagttcctgatgatctgagagttctgctcggctcatactgctgaagcacatcagataaatatgctggtcctgcactattaagacatttatacagaggtggaaagtaattaattacatttactcaagttactgtaattgagtagattttatgagtaatttgtaatttttaaagtagtttttaaaatatgtaattttacttttactcaagtacattttgacacaagtaatttactttgctacattggaaaactccccgttactgagtacaAAATAGAAggcagggggaaaaaaaaaaaattgtcacggatgctcgcgcatggaataacaaggcaataacgtcctcatgcacctgcgaaagcatgtggtgtaagtacttttatcattaaacaatctgcttaaatgtaaaaaaaaaacaaaaaaaaaaaacaacaacatataaatagcagttaaagcacagcaatggcaagttaaaacataataatgtactgtaaaactataaaattacagtttatagtcactaggggtgtcac encodes the following:
- the LOC125802948 gene encoding uncharacterized protein LOC125802948 isoform X6, producing the protein MCSIQGILGAAGVAALAVAVGGSFYYLYRSRTQKPTTTEETTVTPVEGDPETVAEPMVEPVLPETVMELVEVDGGVDCPQEEDQVTIIMDEAPEAPSLLQVTGLAETEEAEVIVEPEICESVVETQVEDGGVDCKQEKDLATLIVQKAIEDAILLLNTDLAETEEAEVIVEPEICESVVETQVEDGGVDCKQEKDLATLIVQKAIEDAILLLNTDLAETEDAEVIVEPELCVSVVETLVEDGGVDCKQEKDLATLIVQKAIEDAILLLNTDLAETEDAKVIVEPELCVSVVETLVEDGGVECPQEEDQATLIMDEAPEAPSLLLDTDPAETEEDEVIVEPELCVSVVETLVEDGGVDCPQEEDQATLIMDEAPEAPSLLLDTDPAETEEAEVIVEPELCVSVVETLVEDGGVDCKQEKDLATLIVQKAIEDAILLLNTDLAETEDAKVIVEPELCVSVVETLVEDGGVDCPQEEDQATLIMDEAPEDASLLLDTDPAETEEAEVIVEPELCVSVVETLVEDEGEEDEDEEQPLPSVYQLYKDWPSDEDEPRYKDWPITKDEEPKEQRQPRRKREREISDKKDSGEEAEVTVEPELCESVVETLVGDGEVTSPQEDQATLIVGEGLEAAGLLCDTDPAETKEAETKAECRSEAESKKKPRRRGTRGKGRKINYK
- the LOC125802948 gene encoding uncharacterized protein LOC125802948 isoform X9 codes for the protein MCSIQGILGAAGVAALAVAVGGSFYYLYRSRTQKPTTTEETTVTPVEGDPETVAEPMVEPVLPETVMELVEVDGGVDCPQEEDQVTIIMDEAPEAPSLLQVTGLAETEEAEVIVEPEICESVVETQVEDGGVDCKQEKDLATLIVQKAIEDAILLQVTGLAETEEAEVIVEPEICESVVETQVEDGGVDCKQEKDLATLIVQKAIEDAILLLNTDLAETEEAEVIVEPEICESVVETQVEDGGVDCKQEKDLATLIVQKAIEDAILLLNTDLAETEDAEVIVEPELCVSVVETLVEDGGVDCPQEEDQATLIMDEAPEAPSLLLDTDPAETEEAEVIVEPELCVSVVETLVEDGGVDCKQEKDLATLIVQKAIEDAILLLNTDLAETEDAKVIVEPELCVSVVETLVEDGGVDCPQEEDQATLIMDEAPEDASLLLDTDPAETEEAEVIVEPELCVSVVETLVEDEGEEDEDEEQPLPSVYQLYKDWPSDEDEPRYKDWPITKDEEPKEQRQPRRKREREISDKKDSGEEAEVTVEPELCESVVETLVGDGEVTSPQEDQATLIVGEGLEAAGLLCDTDPAETKEAETKAECRSEAESKKKPRRRGTRGKGRKINYK